A portion of the Salarias fasciatus chromosome 15, fSalaFa1.1, whole genome shotgun sequence genome contains these proteins:
- the ubxn2a gene encoding UBX domain-containing protein 2A: MKEVDSVGADKDDQWVGEGNEEDAAMRRSFSVEDLLDEVEKICYDAPGTSKVEMVVRLWKDGFTVNDGDFRSYSVPENQDFLDAIKRGELPTEWESRAEEEELEISVEDLTEENYVPRKKAFHPFSGRGYRLGSVAPRVVARSPSVHEDGESPPIPMVTLDHALPVTSLQIWLADGRRLVQRFNLSHRITDVQDFVARCQRSCPPFVLTTSLPVRELTDRELSLEEADLANAVIVQRPLSTQAPFGHS, encoded by the exons ATGAAAGAGGTTGACTCTGTGGGGGCAGACAAAGACGATCAATG ggTCGGTGAGGGTAATGAAGAGGACGCTGCAATGAGGCGAAGTTTCTCCGTGGAAGATCTCCTCGACGAGGTGGAGAAGATCTGTTACGATGCGCCTGGGACTTCAAAG gtggagaTGGTGGTGAGGCTCTGGAAGGACGGCTTCACAGTCAACGACGGGGACTTTCGCAGCTACTCCGTACCAGAGAATCAAGACTTCCTGGATGCTATAAAGAGGGG GGAGCTTCCCACGGAGTGGGAGagcagggcggaggaggaggagctggagatcAGCGTGGAGGACCTCACCGAGGAGAACTACGTGCCCAGGAAGAAGGCCTTTCACCCATTCAGCGGCCGAGGCTATCGGCTGGGCAG CGTGGCTCCCAGAGTAGTGGCCAGGTCACCATCTGTGCACGAGGACGGAGAATCTCCTCCGATTCCCATGGTAACACTAGACCACGCCCTGCCCGTCACCTCGCTGCAGATCTGGTTGGCCGACGGCAGGAGACTGGTGCAGAGGTTTAACCTATCCCATCG GATCACCGACGTTCAAGATTTCGTGGCGCGCTGCCAGCGGAGCTGCCCGCCGTTCGTCCTGACCACGTCGCTCCCCGTCAGGGAGCTCACCGACCGGGAGTTGAGTCTGGAGGAGGCGGATCTGGCCAACGCGGTCATCGTTCAGAGACCCCTGAGCACACAGGCACCTTTTGGACactcctga